A stretch of DNA from Microlunatus sp. Gsoil 973:
CGATGACGGCGTCGGCCTCCTCGACCGTCGCCATCGCGACCTCGGTGATCGGCTCCTCGGTAGCCGGATTGATCACCAGACGACTGCACACGGTCACATCCTCTCGAAGCCGCGCCGGAGTTCCCAATCGGTGACCGCTGACTCGAAGGCGGCAAGCTCGACATCGGCCATGTTGGTGTAGTGATCGACGACGTCGTCACCGAAGACCTCCCGGGCGATCGCCGACCGGGTGAACGCGTCCCGGGCCGAGGACAGCGTGTGGGGGAACCTCGGCAGTCCGGAACGGTAGGCGTTGCCGGCGACCTCGGGCGGCAGCGGCAGGTCGTGTTCGATCCCGTACAGACCGCCGGCGACCATCGCGGCCAGCGCCAGATAGGGGTTGACGTCGCCACCCGGAACCCGGTTCTCCAGCCGAGCCGATCCGCCCTCGCCGACCAGCCGTACGGCACAGGTGCGGTTGTCGGTGCCCCAGCCGATGGCGGTCGGCGCGAACGACCTGTCGGTGAAGCGCTTGTAGGAGTTGATGTTCGGCGCATAGAACAGGCTGAAGTCCACGATGGTGGCCAGAGCGCCGGCGATGAACCGGTCGTACAGGTCGGTCCGCCCGTTGTCCCAGAAGACGGTTCGTCCGTCGGTTCCGCGCAGCGAGAGGTGGATATGGCAGGAGTTGCCCTCCCGCTCGTTGTACTTGGCCATGAAGGTGATCGACCTGTCGTGCTGTGCAGCGATCTGTTTGGCGGCAGTCTTGTAGACGACGTGGTTGTCCGCGGTGATCAGGGCGTCGGCATAGCGGAAGCCGATCTCCTGCTGCCCGGGATTGCACTCGCCCTTGGCCGACTCGACGTCGAGCCCGGCGCCGTACATCGCATTGCGGATCTCCCGCAGTAACGGCTCCACCGCCGTCGTGCCGAGGATCGAGTAGTCCACGTTGTAGCTCGTCGCCGGCTCCAGATCCCGGTAGCCCTGCCGCCAGGCGTCGGGGTAGCTGGTGTCGAAGACGATGAATTCCAGTTCGGTCCCCGCCAGCACCTGGTAGCCGAGGTCGGCGGCGCGGTCGAGTTGGTGTTTCAGGATGGTCCGCGGCGACTCGCTCACCGGAGCGCCGTCCAACCAGGTCAGATCGCACTGCACCATCGCCGTACCGGGCTGGTGCGGCAACAATCGCAGGGTGTCGGGGTCGAGCCGGAACATCATGTCGCCGTACCCGGTGTCCCAGGAGGAGATCTCATAACCGTCGACCGTGTTCATCTCGATATCCACTGCCAGCAGGTAGTTGCAGCCCTCGGTGCCGTGGGACAGCACCTGGTCGGCGAAATAGGCGGCGTGCATCCGCTTGCCCTGCAACCGTCCCTGCATATCGGTGAAACCGACGATGACGGTGTCGATGTCCTCGTTGTCGATCATCGTCTGCAATCCGGCGACGCTGAGATGTCGATGGTTGCGCAGCGGGCTCACCTGATTCATCCTGGCAGGTTCCCCGTACCATCGGGTCACGTGACATACGTGGTGGGGATCATCGGCGCCGGCCAGTTGGCCAGAATGATGCATCAGGCGTCGATCGGCCTGGGCATCCAGGTCAAGCTGCTTGCCGAGGCAGCTGACAGTTCGGCCGCCCAGGTGGTGGCCGACGTGGAGGTCGGGGACTACACCGACCCGGAGACCGTCCGCCGGTTCGCCGCCGCCTGCGATGTCGTCACCTTCGATCACGAGCACGTGCCGACTGCCATCCTGGAGGAGCTGGCGGCTGACGGCATCGCCGTACGCCCCGGGCCCAAAGCCCTGGTCCACGCCCAGGACAAGGCGGTTATGCGGTCCAGACTCGGTGCCATGGGCATACCGTGCCCCCTCAACCGGCCGGTTGCAACACCGGAGGAGTTGACCAGCTTCGGCGCCGAGGTCGGCTGGCCGGTGATCGCCAAGACCACCCGGGGCGGCTACGACGGCAAAGGTGTCTTCAAGATCGACTCCGCCGACCGGGCCGGGGAGCCGTTCGCCTCCGGCGCCGACATCCTTGCCGAGGAGTACATCGACTTCCGGCGTGAGCTCAGCGCGCTGGTCGTCCGGTCACCCAGTGGGCAGGCCGTCGCCTATCCGATCACCGAGACCGTGCAGACCGCCGGCATCTGCACCGAGACCACTACGCCGGCCCCCGAGCTGAGCGAGGATCAGGCGATCGGCTGCCAGCAGCTGGCCCTGCGGATCGCCCACGAACTCGAGGTCACCGGCGTGCTCGCCGTGGAGCTGATGCAACGCAACGACGGCAGCGTGGTGGTCAACGAGCTGGCGATGCGCCCGCACAACACCGGGCATTGGTCGATCGACGGCGCCCACACCTCCCAGTTCGAGAACCATCTGCGTGCGGTGCTCGACCTGCCGCTCGGCTCGCCGACAGTGCGCGACGAGTGGACGGTGATGGTCAACGTCCTCGGTGGGAGTGTGCAGGACCTGCCGGCGGCGCTGTTGCATTGTTTCGCCCGGGACCCGCGACTGCGGGCGCAGTTGTACGGCAAGGAGGTCAAACCGGGCCGTAAGGTCGGCCACGTGACCGCGTACGGTGACGATCTGCCGAGTGTCCGGAGGCGTGCCCGGCATGCAGCCAACTACTTGATGGGAGTCGGCGATGAGTGACGGACCAGCACGGGTGGGAATCGTCATGGGCTCTGACTCGGACTGGCCGGTGATGGGCGAGGCGGCGACCGTGCTCTCCGATTTCGGCATCCGCTACCAGGCCAACGTGGTCTCCGCACACCGGATGCCCGAGGCGATGGTCGAGTACGGCCGGACCGCTCACACCCGCGGACTGGAAGTGGTGGTCGCCGGCGCCGGTGGCGCCGCCCACCTGCCCGGCATGCTGGCGGCGCTCACGCCGCTGCCGGTGATCGGTGTGCCGGTGCCGCTGAAGTATCTGGACGGAATGGACTCCCTGCTGTCGATCGTGCAGATGCCGGCCGGGGTGCCGGTAGCGACGGTGGCGATCGGCAACGCCCGCAACGCAGGGCTGCTGGCTGTCAGAATCCTGGCAACCGGCGACGCGTCGCTGACCCACGCCATGATCGACTTCCAGGACGAGCTGCGCAGAACGGCCGAGGCCAAGGGCGAGAAGGTCCGCGCCCAGCAGAGCTGACCATGATCTCCGACGCGCTCGGCGGGGCGATGTTGCTGATCCGCGGTTTCACCCTGGTATTCAGCCGCCGCCGGTTGTTCCTGCTCGGCGCGCTGCCGCCGCTGATCACCTCGGTGATCTTCCTGGCGTTGTTGATCACCGGCATCAGCAATCTGGACCGGATCATCCCCGACTACGCCGAGTGGATCCGCGTGCTGATCGGCGTCGGCGCGATCGGCGGATCGATCCTGATCATGGTCCTGGTCTTCACTGCGCTCACCCTGGTCATCGGCGGACCGGCGTACGAGAAGATCTCCGAACTGGTCGAGGCCGAACTCGGCGATGCTCCGGGTGAGGTTCACGAGTCCCTGGTGCGATCGGTGCCGCGGTCGGTCGGGCAATCGCTGGCCCTGCTTGGGATCTCTCTTGTGGGCGCCGTCGTCTTCGCGCTGCTCGGTCTCGTCCCGGTGCTGGGCCAGACGGTGATCCCGGTGCTGTCGACCGTCTTCGGGGCGTGGATGCTGGGCATCGAACTGCTCGGCACACCGTTCCAGCGGCGCGGCCGGGTGTCCATCGGCGAGCGACGGCAGGCGATGCGTCGACACCGTGCGCACACGTTGGGCTTCACGGTGCCGACCTTCCTGCTGCTGGCGATCCCATTCGTCTCGGTGCTGGTCTTCCCGGCCGCGGCCGCGGGCGGAACCCTGCTGGCGCGGGATCTGCTACGTTCCCGTTCGTGACGTCCCCCCTCGGTTCACGATTCATCTCGGTTCTCGTCGGAGTGGCTGCCCTGACTGCCGGTCTGCTGGTCGCGCCGACGGCGCCGGCATTCCCAATATCGACTCGGTGAAGTCGACGATCCGCACCTACTACGGCGACACCGGCAACGGGATCGCCGACACGCAGCAGTCGCCGTACATCACCCAGCTCAGCCGGATCGTCCAGCGCGAGGAACGCGATCTGCCGGTGGCGTACCGGCACGCGCTCAGGCACGGCAGGAAGCCGGCCCTGGTCTTCGACACCGACGAGTGGGTGCAGGCCGAGAAGTTTCCGGCAACGCCGGCAATGGTCGACTTCGTGAACGCCGCCCACCGGGCGGGCTGCACGCTGATCGGGCTGACCGGACGCAACTCGGGTCAGCAGGCCGCCACGCTGGGCAACCTGTCCGCCGTCGGCTACGAAGGCTTCACCGACGCCGACTACTACACCAAGCCGCAGGGCGACACCCGCAGCACGATCGAGTACAAATCCCAGACCAGGGCGTACCTGGAATCGACGGCCGGCGGCGCCGACGACATCGTTGCCAACCTCGGTGACCAGTACTCCGACCTGATCGGCGGGCACGCCGACCGGACGATCAAGCTGCCCAACCCGACCTACTACCTGCCGTAGCCGGCGGAGCTAGTCGGTCTCGTCCCAGGGCAGTTCACCGTGCGCGGTCGGAGTCAGTGGGATGACGATCACCGGACGCGGCTGCCGGTGGCTGAGGTGGGCGGCCACCGAGCCGCCGAAGAACTCGGCGATTCCCGAGCGGAGCCCCGGTCGCCGGGTGCCGACCATGATCATGTACGCCTGCTCGTGCTCGGCCAGTTCGGCCAGCGCGATGGCCGGCTCACCCAGCGGTCTGCGGAACTCGACGGTCACCTGCTTGTCGGAGCAGATCGTGGCGAGCTTGTCCCGGAGGCTGTCGGGGAACGGAGTGGGCTCCTCGACGATGTCCGGGTCGAGCGGCATGGCCATCAGGGTGCCGTCGGCGCCCTCGAACATGCTCATCTGACCGGTGTCGACGAAGGCGCAGACCAAGCGGCCGTTCAGCTTCCGGGCGAGTTTCGCGGCATGCCGGATGACTATGTCGGGCTGCCCCGGTGTGACGCCGACAACGATGACGGGGTCAGTCATGCGAACCTCCTTGTTCGACGCCCATGCCAGATGATGGCACGCAAAGCGACCCCCTCCCAACAACTGAACCGGTTCGGTAGTGTGATGGCCCGGACATCGGCACAACGGTGTCTGGGACGAGTAGTTCTCATCGAGGAGATTCAATGCCTACTTTGGGCACCGACGTGTTGTCGGTTCAGCTCTACACCATTCGTGAAGCCCTGGCCGAGGACGTCGACGCGAGCCTCGGACGGATCGCCGAGATCGGGTTCAAGCAGGTCGAGCCGTTCGCCTTCCAGAACTTCTTCGACGGCTTGAAGGCCGGCCTGGCCAAGTACGACCTGACCGCTCCGACCGTACACACCAGTGTGGTCGACGCCGATGTCGACGAGATCCTGGGTGCCGCCAAGGAGCTCGGCATCCAGACCGTGATCACTCCACACACCGACCCGGAGCAGTGGAAGACCGAAGAGGGCATCTCCGGTATCGCCGACCAGCTCAACGCGGCCGCCGACAAGGCTGCCGCCGCCGGGTTGTCCGTCGGGTACCACAACCACTGGTTCGAGCTCGAGTCGATGATCGACGGCAAGCACGGACTGGAGGTGCTGGCCGCCAAGACCGCGCCC
This window harbors:
- a CDS encoding glutamine synthetase family protein — its product is MSPLRNHRHLSVAGLQTMIDNEDIDTVIVGFTDMQGRLQGKRMHAAYFADQVLSHGTEGCNYLLAVDIEMNTVDGYEISSWDTGYGDMMFRLDPDTLRLLPHQPGTAMVQCDLTWLDGAPVSESPRTILKHQLDRAADLGYQVLAGTELEFIVFDTSYPDAWRQGYRDLEPATSYNVDYSILGTTAVEPLLREIRNAMYGAGLDVESAKGECNPGQQEIGFRYADALITADNHVVYKTAAKQIAAQHDRSITFMAKYNEREGNSCHIHLSLRGTDGRTVFWDNGRTDLYDRFIAGALATIVDFSLFYAPNINSYKRFTDRSFAPTAIGWGTDNRTCAVRLVGEGGSARLENRVPGGDVNPYLALAAMVAGGLYGIEHDLPLPPEVAGNAYRSGLPRFPHTLSSARDAFTRSAIAREVFGDDVVDHYTNMADVELAAFESAVTDWELRRGFERM
- a CDS encoding 5-(carboxyamino)imidazole ribonucleotide synthase, producing the protein MTYVVGIIGAGQLARMMHQASIGLGIQVKLLAEAADSSAAQVVADVEVGDYTDPETVRRFAAACDVVTFDHEHVPTAILEELAADGIAVRPGPKALVHAQDKAVMRSRLGAMGIPCPLNRPVATPEELTSFGAEVGWPVIAKTTRGGYDGKGVFKIDSADRAGEPFASGADILAEEYIDFRRELSALVVRSPSGQAVAYPITETVQTAGICTETTTPAPELSEDQAIGCQQLALRIAHELEVTGVLAVELMQRNDGSVVVNELAMRPHNTGHWSIDGAHTSQFENHLRAVLDLPLGSPTVRDEWTVMVNVLGGSVQDLPAALLHCFARDPRLRAQLYGKEVKPGRKVGHVTAYGDDLPSVRRRARHAANYLMGVGDE
- a CDS encoding sugar phosphate isomerase/epimerase: MPTLGTDVLSVQLYTIREALAEDVDASLGRIAEIGFKQVEPFAFQNFFDGLKAGLAKYDLTAPTVHTSVVDADVDEILGAAKELGIQTVITPHTDPEQWKTEEGISGIADQLNAAADKAAAAGLSVGYHNHWFELESMIDGKHGLEVLAAKTAPEVVLEVDTYWAQVGGADVPALLGRLGDRVQALHLKDGDGTRNNKNQVAVGNGVIPVWDFINATPNLKYGVVELDDSDLDRFECIAQSFAYLTGKA
- a CDS encoding HAD family acid phosphatase, encoding MKSTIRTYYGDTGNGIADTQQSPYITQLSRIVQREERDLPVAYRHALRHGRKPALVFDTDEWVQAEKFPATPAMVDFVNAAHRAGCTLIGLTGRNSGQQAATLGNLSAVGYEGFTDADYYTKPQGDTRSTIEYKSQTRAYLESTAGGADDIVANLGDQYSDLIGGHADRTIKLPNPTYYLP
- the purE gene encoding 5-(carboxyamino)imidazole ribonucleotide mutase, with translation MSDGPARVGIVMGSDSDWPVMGEAATVLSDFGIRYQANVVSAHRMPEAMVEYGRTAHTRGLEVVVAGAGGAAHLPGMLAALTPLPVIGVPVPLKYLDGMDSLLSIVQMPAGVPVATVAIGNARNAGLLAVRILATGDASLTHAMIDFQDELRRTAEAKGEKVRAQQS
- a CDS encoding EI24 domain-containing protein — translated: MISDALGGAMLLIRGFTLVFSRRRLFLLGALPPLITSVIFLALLITGISNLDRIIPDYAEWIRVLIGVGAIGGSILIMVLVFTALTLVIGGPAYEKISELVEAELGDAPGEVHESLVRSVPRSVGQSLALLGISLVGAVVFALLGLVPVLGQTVIPVLSTVFGAWMLGIELLGTPFQRRGRVSIGERRQAMRRHRAHTLGFTVPTFLLLAIPFVSVLVFPAAAAGGTLLARDLLRSRS
- a CDS encoding universal stress protein, giving the protein MTDPVIVVGVTPGQPDIVIRHAAKLARKLNGRLVCAFVDTGQMSMFEGADGTLMAMPLDPDIVEEPTPFPDSLRDKLATICSDKQVTVEFRRPLGEPAIALAELAEHEQAYMIMVGTRRPGLRSGIAEFFGGSVAAHLSHRQPRPVIVIPLTPTAHGELPWDETD